In the genome of Actinomadura luzonensis, the window GCTGACCTGGCACGCCGCGCCCGACGGCGGCGCCTGCTTCGCCGACGGCGACGGCTGGATCTACGTGTCCAACTCCGAGCTGCCGCTGCTCGGCGGCGCGTCGGCGCTGCGGTTCCGGCCCGACGGGCTGGTCGCCGACGCCTACCGCATCCTGTCGGGCACCGATCTCAACTGCGCGGGCGGCGCCACGCCGTGGCACACCTGGCTGTCGTGCGAGCTGGGCCACCGCGGCCGGGTGTTCGAGTGCGACCCGTACGGCGCGCGGGCCGCGCGGCCCCGCCTGGCCATGGGCCGCTTCCGGCACGAGGCGGCCGCGTGCGACCCGGAGCGCCGCGTGGTCTACATGACCGAGGACGAGCCGGACGGCTGCCTCTACCGCTTCAGCCCCTCCGACTGGGGCGACCTGACCGAGGGCACGCTGGAGGTGCTGTGCGGGTCCGGCCGCTGGCGGGTGGTGCCGTCGCCGGCGGGGCTGCTGCAGGAGACCCGCCACCAGGTGGCCGACGCGCGCCGCTTCGCCGGCGGCGACGCCTGCCACTACGCGGGCGGGGTCTGCTACTTCACCACCAAGGGCGACACCGTCCTGTGGGCGTACGACGGGGCGACCGCGACGCTCGACCGGCTGTGCGCGGGCGTGCGCACGATCACCGCCGCCCCCTCCGGCGACCTGTACGTCTCCCGGCTGACCACCCAGATCGACGTGATCGCGCCCGACCGGGCGGTCACGCCGTTCCTGCGGCTGGAGGGGCATCCGGGCACGGAGCTGACCGGGCCGGCGTTCTCGCCGCGCGGCGACCGGCTCTACTTCTCGGCCAGGCGGGGCCGCGCCGAGGGCCGCACGTTCGAGGTGAGCGGCCCCTTCCGCGGCTGACCCGGCGGGCGGGCGTCAGCTCAGGTAGCGCACGAGCGCGTGCTTGAGCTCGGCCACCAGCTCCGCGCTGCGCTCCGGCCCCGCCGTCGTGATCATCGGCATCACGGCCTTCACCATGGCCAGCGCCATGGTCCCCATGAGCAGCGCGCGCTCCTCGGCGAGCCCGGGGGAGCGGCGGCGCAGCATGGCCGCCAGGTGCCGGGCGATGTCCTCGTGCAGCCGCTGCGAGGCCGCCGCGAACCGGTCGCCGGTCGCGGTGCCGTACAGCAGCGACCAGTACGCGGGAGAGTCGCTCTTGAACCGCACGCTCTCGTCCACGAGCTGCCCGACCAGCGCCTCCAGCGGCACCTCCGGCGTGACCGCGGCCAGGCGCGCGGCCCAGAACTCCTGCCGGTCGTCGGTGTAGCGGGACACCAGCCCGTCCAGGATCTCCTGCTTGTTGCGGAAGAACTGGTAGAGCGAGCCCGGTGACATCCCCGCGCGGGCGGCCACCTGGTTCGTCGTGAGGTCGGGGTAGCCGACCTCGGCGATCACCAGCTCGGCGGCGTCGAGGATCTCCGCCATGCGTCGCAGGCCGCGCGCCTGCCGCCGGACGGTGCGTTCAGGCATGGGCCACCTCGTTGACAAATGCGAGCATCTACTTGTATTTCTTCTCGGGAAGCCAAACACGAGTAGTTTACCGAGTTTTCGTCCCGGGGGAGATCGCATGAGCACCCGAACCGGCCCGCCGCTCCGCAGGCTGGGCTTCTTCCTGGCCCGCCGCCACCGGGCGGTCCTCGCGCTGGCCCTGCTCGGGTTCGTCGTGGCGGGCGTGCTGGCCGCCGGCGCGGTGCCGCGGCTGTCGCTGGCCAGGTTCGAGGCGCCGGGGTCGGAGTCCGACCGGGCGCAGGCCGAGCTGGCCCGCCGGTTCGGCACCGGCAGCCCCGACCTGGTCCTCCTGGTCACCGCGCGGCGCGGCACCGT includes:
- a CDS encoding alkaline phosphatase PhoX; this translates as MSHKTLLRTGPLMPGGTSPYGPIGRPDAEGLALPAGFTARVVARSGHKVAGLTWHAAPDGGACFADGDGWIYVSNSELPLLGGASALRFRPDGLVADAYRILSGTDLNCAGGATPWHTWLSCELGHRGRVFECDPYGARAARPRLAMGRFRHEAAACDPERRVVYMTEDEPDGCLYRFSPSDWGDLTEGTLEVLCGSGRWRVVPSPAGLLQETRHQVADARRFAGGDACHYAGGVCYFTTKGDTVLWAYDGATATLDRLCAGVRTITAAPSGDLYVSRLTTQIDVIAPDRAVTPFLRLEGHPGTELTGPAFSPRGDRLYFSARRGRAEGRTFEVSGPFRG
- a CDS encoding TetR/AcrR family transcriptional regulator, which produces MPERTVRRQARGLRRMAEILDAAELVIAEVGYPDLTTNQVAARAGMSPGSLYQFFRNKQEILDGLVSRYTDDRQEFWAARLAAVTPEVPLEALVGQLVDESVRFKSDSPAYWSLLYGTATGDRFAAASQRLHEDIARHLAAMLRRRSPGLAEERALLMGTMALAMVKAVMPMITTAGPERSAELVAELKHALVRYLS